In Myxococcus virescens, a single genomic region encodes these proteins:
- the pbpC gene encoding penicillin-binding protein 1C has protein sequence MSRARRITRKLLFVGLGLSGLAVAAWVAAWRVPLPARLFAPASVVMEYRDGTPAHVFLAPDERWRIPTQLERVDPDYVQALLALEDKRFFHHPGVDPLAVLRAATRNLSTGRRVSGASTLTMQLVRVLEPRPRTFTSKVIESFRAMQLEVRLTKQEVLAAYLQFVPYGRNVEGVEAAALTYFGHTAANLSPAEIATLLAVPQNPNRRFPTAQNTARLKSARDGVARRLLDVEALPRGPEAARVSAETVLREVRDTPVPTDLKPFPREAPHVAVWLRTQRPEHARLRTTLDAGTQRMVERLMRDAAVGLAPRGIYNGTAVVVDRQQAEVLALVGNFDFFDQKHGGQIIGFATPRSPGSALKPLLYAMGIDLGMVGPEQLVADVPTAYGGYAPRNFDGRFQGLVRLEYALSQSLNMPFVRLLERVGVERFLGALQAAGVTSLVQEPGYYGLSAAVGGIELTPLELAGVYVALAGDGRAPPLRLLLDEKAAAPVEVLSPGAAWLTRQALSLRDRPDFPARRRLTGMPARVHWKTGTSFGHRDAWAAGSGLRHTAVVWLGNFNHTPSVHLVGADAAGPVLFDILEGVGPRGLNLPDESVNPPDDLAVVEVCAYSGHLPTDACVQRKHVYARRSAVPTARCPYHQHVEVDVATGLSVGPMCRTGRKTETRVYVTWPATIRRWLEEQHRRLPEPPAAAPGCEPGGARTAPSIVSPAPGHVAVLIPGVPASQQEVPLEAEASHERALTWFVDGALLGTARADERVWWTPSVGSHEILVTDDRGLSAKRTLEVRMRP, from the coding sequence ATGAGCCGTGCCCGTCGAATCACCCGGAAGCTCTTGTTCGTCGGCCTGGGGTTGTCAGGCCTCGCGGTGGCCGCGTGGGTGGCCGCCTGGCGCGTACCCCTGCCTGCCCGTCTCTTCGCGCCCGCATCGGTGGTGATGGAGTACCGGGACGGCACGCCGGCCCACGTCTTCCTGGCCCCGGACGAGCGCTGGCGCATCCCCACGCAACTGGAGCGCGTGGACCCCGACTACGTCCAGGCCCTGCTGGCCCTGGAGGACAAGCGCTTCTTCCACCACCCGGGCGTGGACCCGCTGGCGGTGCTGCGCGCGGCGACACGCAACCTGTCCACGGGGCGGCGGGTGTCCGGCGCCTCGACCTTGACGATGCAGTTGGTCCGCGTGTTGGAGCCGCGGCCCCGCACCTTCACGTCGAAAGTCATCGAGTCCTTCCGGGCGATGCAGCTGGAGGTGCGGCTGACCAAGCAGGAGGTGCTCGCGGCCTATCTCCAGTTCGTCCCGTACGGGCGCAACGTCGAAGGCGTGGAGGCGGCCGCGCTGACGTACTTCGGCCACACGGCGGCGAACCTGAGCCCCGCGGAGATTGCCACGCTGCTGGCGGTGCCGCAGAACCCGAACCGGCGCTTCCCCACGGCGCAGAACACGGCCCGGTTGAAGTCGGCGCGGGACGGCGTGGCGCGAAGGCTGCTGGACGTGGAGGCGCTTCCCCGAGGGCCCGAGGCGGCCCGCGTGTCGGCGGAGACGGTGCTGCGCGAGGTGCGCGACACGCCTGTGCCCACGGACCTGAAGCCCTTTCCCCGTGAGGCGCCACACGTGGCGGTGTGGCTGCGCACGCAGCGGCCGGAGCATGCCCGGCTGCGCACCACGCTGGACGCCGGCACGCAGCGGATGGTGGAGCGGTTGATGCGGGACGCGGCGGTGGGCCTGGCGCCGCGAGGCATCTACAACGGGACGGCGGTGGTGGTGGACCGGCAGCAGGCGGAGGTGCTCGCGCTGGTGGGCAACTTCGACTTCTTCGACCAGAAGCACGGCGGGCAGATTATCGGCTTCGCCACGCCGCGCTCGCCGGGCTCGGCGCTCAAGCCCCTGCTGTATGCCATGGGCATCGACCTGGGAATGGTGGGGCCGGAGCAGCTGGTGGCGGACGTGCCCACGGCCTACGGCGGCTATGCGCCGCGCAACTTCGACGGCCGCTTCCAGGGTTTGGTGCGCCTGGAGTACGCGCTGTCCCAGTCGCTCAACATGCCCTTCGTGCGGCTCTTGGAGCGCGTGGGGGTGGAGCGCTTCCTGGGCGCCCTGCAAGCGGCGGGAGTCACGAGCCTGGTGCAGGAGCCCGGGTACTACGGCCTTTCCGCGGCGGTGGGCGGCATCGAGCTGACGCCGCTGGAGCTCGCGGGTGTCTACGTCGCGCTGGCGGGGGATGGACGCGCGCCGCCGCTGCGGCTTCTGCTGGACGAGAAGGCGGCCGCGCCGGTGGAGGTGCTGTCCCCTGGCGCGGCCTGGCTGACGCGCCAGGCACTGTCGCTGAGGGACCGGCCGGACTTCCCGGCCCGCCGTCGGCTGACGGGCATGCCGGCGCGCGTGCACTGGAAGACAGGGACCAGCTTTGGCCACCGCGACGCGTGGGCGGCGGGCTCGGGGCTGCGGCACACGGCGGTCGTCTGGCTGGGGAACTTCAATCACACGCCCAGCGTGCACCTGGTGGGTGCTGACGCGGCGGGGCCGGTGTTGTTCGACATCCTGGAGGGCGTGGGCCCGCGCGGCCTCAACCTGCCGGACGAGAGCGTGAATCCGCCCGATGACCTGGCCGTGGTGGAGGTCTGCGCCTATTCGGGCCACCTGCCGACGGACGCCTGCGTGCAGCGCAAGCACGTCTACGCGCGGCGCTCGGCGGTGCCCACCGCGCGGTGCCCGTACCACCAGCACGTGGAGGTGGACGTGGCCACGGGGCTGTCGGTGGGGCCCATGTGCCGGACGGGGCGGAAGACGGAGACGCGGGTGTATGTGACGTGGCCGGCCACCATCCGCCGCTGGCTGGAGGAGCAGCACCGGCGCCTGCCGGAGCCGCCCGCCGCCGCGCCTGGCTGCGAGCCCGGGGGCGCGCGCACGGCCCCGTCCATTGTCTCCCCCGCGCCGGGACATGTGGCCGTGCTGATTCCCGGTGTCCCGGCCTCACAGCAGGAGGTGCCGCTGGAGGCGGAGGCCTCACACGAGCGGGCACTGACGTGGTTCGTGGACGGGGCCCTGCTGGGGACGGCGCGCGCCGATGAGCGCGTGTGGTGGACGCCGTCCGTGGGCTCCCACGAGATTCTCGTCACTGACGACCGGGGACTGAGCGCGAAGCGGACGCTGGAGGTCCGCATGCGGCCCTGA
- a CDS encoding phospholipase D-like domain-containing protein yields the protein MNAFEIDAILTSILDDRRLTPTERQALQSVLAERRAGEALLTLFRSRAFALARASMKDARSREIISWLEETVQALHAPQPEQTSRMEAHFSPGEGPLNAIVQQIQSARGSIDVCVFTVTDDRITRALLDAHRRGVRVRIVSDDDKAMDPGSDMERLGDAGIPIRLDRTSAHMHHKFAVFDRLRLVTGSYNWTRSAAEYNHENVLVSDDARLVQPFNRAFDALWETLD from the coding sequence ATGAATGCCTTTGAAATCGACGCCATCCTGACGTCCATTCTCGACGACCGGCGGCTGACCCCTACCGAGCGGCAGGCGTTGCAGTCCGTCCTGGCTGAGCGGCGGGCTGGCGAGGCCCTGCTCACCCTCTTCCGCTCCCGGGCCTTCGCCCTGGCGCGAGCGTCGATGAAGGACGCGCGCTCCCGGGAAATCATCTCCTGGCTGGAGGAGACGGTGCAGGCGCTGCACGCGCCCCAGCCCGAGCAGACATCGCGCATGGAGGCGCACTTCTCTCCGGGTGAGGGGCCGCTCAACGCCATCGTCCAGCAAATCCAGTCGGCACGCGGCTCCATCGACGTCTGCGTCTTCACCGTGACGGATGACCGCATCACCCGCGCGCTGCTGGACGCCCACCGGCGCGGGGTGCGGGTGCGAATCGTGAGTGACGATGACAAGGCCATGGACCCGGGCTCCGACATGGAGCGGCTGGGGGACGCCGGCATCCCCATCCGCCTGGACAGGACGTCCGCGCACATGCACCACAAGTTCGCCGTGTTCGACCGGCTGCGGCTGGTGACGGGCAGCTACAACTGGACGCGCTCGGCCGCCGAGTACAACCACGAGAACGTCCTGGTCTCCGACGACGCGCGGCTGGTGCAGCCCTTCAACCGCGCGTTCGACGCGCTGTGGGAGACGCTCGACTAG
- a CDS encoding alpha-2-macroglobulin family protein: MGSQSVVTQRPTWAKRSRWLLAAMLVSATLAGCKKEPESTEPPASQPQAPVAAQPADSGTAVAQAPTPPAPELLTPVVRAVSTNDVLPQDIVIEFPREVRPNDGSVLKDTVVTITPEVPGSLSWSSPSTLTFKPSGAGFAFDTKYAVSLASVGLDSGVVKPAAVGDWSHTFTTPPFQFVRMVPRQLDTVKGRVEVEVVFSGPVDIAAVRSRAGFRVGGQAVGDVKWRTLPTTRNVVSAQLTSGLLKQGRTVDFSLQAGLPAASQAKATAPAARSAFELRAGKRMDITRASVEQGATGFYIEVSCRDVDGAEPPSPRETEGYDPYYWDHRNKGCTLDDGVAAEAIHLTPAVKVSVAPSRRGFRIFGDFKRGSYALRIDAGTTSVGGGMLLATYEEAFAVPARSPQLSFATSGRYLPRSAWRNLPLQHLNLDSVELTVRNVPPENLVFWMSDDYRERADERTSNVVAKRTLALKSQPDTLATTYVDVASLVPANTKGLVEITAKQSHHVAASRILLTNLSLVAKRGEAAPGSSGAGEVWVWALGIESTEPLSGVEVSLVKKSGESVARCTTVAADGCRLQVPAPGVDDSAPFALIARDGEELTYLKYSELKTEIANADVHGEPYRSEKAYRASVWSDRGVYRPGDTAHIAAVLRGQDDKAPPAGMPVELVVVDPRERELKKVSLKTNEAGLVTLDLPFESFQDTGSYRVVLNVADREVAIYSVSVEEFVPERMKVEARTEQAGYLQGDEVPVGVEAAYLFGGSAEGSPVELTCRLIPSAFKPKENAQYAYGLWRQDGSEPRPVTLGQVQGTLDAKGQAVLRCPAQGAMGALRGAGALSALASVFESGSGRSTLGSVTVPVHPEAYYVGLQGSTGKVKAGKPFTVKGVVVDWDGKLLAASDKTPKTVDVEFLRLEEEYGSFYDENEGYERYQRYLRPVREGRSTVAVKDGRFSLDVTPGADSAGYIVRVRSGGAQTDLELEGEGRYYWWGEGSRVDQTPRPLKPTSLELALPAKGRVGQAITVKVKSPYKGRMLFTAETDRVLASHWVAVEPGEVTWSFTPSAFAPNVYVSAFLVKDPHLESAEAFMPDRAFGVGSVTLEPVEYTQSVTMNVPKEVRSNDTLTVDLELGPQEGPTFATIAVVDEGILSLTRFQSPDPQKQLFTRRALGVETYETLGWTLLVPPGGASRSTGGDGEGGADGRVQPVKPVALWSGLLPVPANGKLRVPFKLPQYRGAVRVMAVTAGPQRIGRASAQVLVRDPLVLQTTLPRFLTQHDEIQVPVFVTNLSGKAQDVKVTLNAESLPVPGLVMPAAATSPLQLLGKSEGTARVADGKSHTFVFQARAVQAVGAARLSVTVEGGGYTSSESLDVPLSPAGPRERLVQQIELAQGTTDVSQYLQGWVPTTERSTLWVTANPYARSLQHLAYLARYPYGCVEQTTSATRPLLYVSELVNDVDPTLTGGGTVGDMVLSGINRILAMQTPSGGFGYWPGATEPVGWGSAYATHMLLDAQKLKYPVPQDRLNDALTWMSTELNKFESRQGRDDMYTDSAEAYMHYVLSVAGKGRKARVQKMVDALAERAKKKALTGEEQERDYMLKASLWLSGDRRYEKELRNPDLSPVTEERKNDWSFYSDRRRRGFMLSTFQDLFGKDAAGEPLARMVAESLQAHSSGWYTTQELVWGITGLGKRLQGTSTQFSAPVLKADGKVMTPVQDKTVRSSDRTWSLARASERQGLQLEVTSKDEGRLYLVLSSEGVRSDSKPRTGGEGLALTRTWRKLDGTVLAMGQAPVALADLVYVELEIRNTTGERVQNIALVDRLPAGWEIENARLGRGGSTDWVDPASLWSADYVNIRDDRMEVFGSLGPREAKKVVYAVRAVTAGAFTLPSAEAEAMYDPRLWAREPGRTIQVSGPWKDNLL, from the coding sequence ATGGGTTCGCAGTCCGTCGTCACGCAGCGGCCAACGTGGGCGAAACGCTCGCGCTGGCTCCTCGCGGCCATGTTGGTGAGCGCCACGCTCGCAGGCTGCAAGAAGGAACCGGAGTCCACCGAGCCGCCCGCGTCGCAGCCCCAGGCGCCCGTCGCCGCGCAGCCGGCGGACTCGGGGACGGCCGTGGCGCAGGCGCCGACGCCCCCCGCGCCCGAGCTGCTGACGCCCGTCGTCCGCGCGGTCTCCACCAACGACGTGCTGCCGCAGGACATCGTCATCGAGTTCCCGCGGGAGGTGCGCCCCAACGATGGCTCGGTGTTGAAGGACACCGTCGTGACCATCACTCCGGAGGTGCCGGGCAGCCTCTCCTGGTCCTCCCCGTCCACGCTGACCTTCAAGCCGTCGGGGGCGGGCTTCGCCTTCGACACGAAGTACGCCGTCTCGCTGGCGTCGGTCGGGCTGGATTCGGGCGTGGTGAAGCCGGCCGCGGTGGGGGACTGGTCGCACACGTTCACCACGCCGCCCTTCCAGTTCGTCCGGATGGTGCCGCGTCAGCTCGACACGGTGAAGGGCCGCGTGGAGGTGGAGGTCGTCTTCTCCGGTCCCGTGGATATCGCCGCGGTGCGCTCGCGTGCGGGCTTCCGGGTGGGTGGGCAGGCCGTGGGTGACGTGAAGTGGCGCACCCTTCCCACCACGCGCAACGTCGTCAGCGCGCAGCTGACCAGCGGGCTGCTCAAGCAGGGCCGCACGGTCGACTTCAGCCTCCAGGCGGGCCTGCCCGCCGCGTCGCAGGCGAAGGCGACGGCCCCCGCCGCGCGCAGCGCGTTCGAGCTCCGCGCCGGCAAGCGCATGGACATCACCCGCGCCTCGGTGGAGCAGGGGGCCACGGGCTTCTACATCGAGGTGAGCTGCCGGGACGTGGACGGCGCCGAGCCGCCCTCCCCGCGCGAGACGGAAGGGTATGACCCGTACTACTGGGACCACCGCAACAAGGGCTGCACGCTGGATGACGGCGTCGCCGCGGAGGCCATCCACCTGACGCCCGCCGTCAAGGTCTCCGTCGCGCCGTCCCGCCGCGGCTTCCGCATCTTCGGTGACTTCAAGCGCGGCTCCTACGCGCTGCGCATCGACGCGGGCACGACCTCGGTGGGCGGCGGCATGCTGCTGGCCACCTACGAGGAGGCCTTCGCCGTCCCCGCGCGCTCGCCGCAGCTGTCCTTCGCCACCTCCGGCCGCTACCTGCCGCGCAGCGCGTGGCGCAACCTGCCGTTGCAGCACCTCAACCTGGACTCGGTGGAGCTCACCGTCCGCAACGTGCCGCCGGAGAACCTCGTCTTCTGGATGAGCGACGACTACCGCGAGCGCGCGGACGAGCGCACCTCCAACGTGGTGGCGAAGCGGACGCTGGCGCTCAAGTCGCAACCGGACACGCTGGCGACCACCTACGTGGACGTGGCCAGCCTGGTGCCGGCGAACACGAAGGGCCTGGTGGAAATCACCGCGAAGCAGAGCCACCACGTGGCGGCCAGCCGCATCCTCCTCACCAACCTGAGCCTGGTGGCCAAGCGCGGTGAGGCCGCGCCGGGCTCCAGCGGCGCCGGTGAGGTCTGGGTGTGGGCGCTGGGCATCGAGAGCACCGAGCCGCTGTCGGGCGTGGAGGTCTCCCTGGTGAAGAAGAGCGGCGAGTCGGTGGCCCGCTGCACCACGGTGGCGGCGGATGGCTGCCGGCTCCAGGTGCCCGCGCCCGGCGTCGACGACAGCGCGCCCTTCGCGCTCATCGCCCGTGACGGCGAGGAGCTGACGTACCTCAAGTACAGCGAGCTGAAGACGGAGATTGCCAACGCGGACGTGCATGGCGAGCCCTACCGTTCGGAGAAGGCCTACCGCGCGTCGGTGTGGTCGGACCGGGGCGTGTACCGCCCGGGCGACACGGCCCACATCGCCGCGGTGCTGCGGGGCCAGGATGACAAGGCGCCGCCGGCGGGCATGCCCGTGGAGCTGGTGGTGGTGGACCCGCGTGAGCGTGAGCTGAAGAAGGTGTCGCTGAAGACGAACGAGGCGGGCCTGGTGACGCTGGACCTGCCCTTCGAATCATTCCAGGACACGGGCAGCTACCGCGTGGTGCTGAACGTGGCGGACCGCGAAGTGGCAATCTACTCCGTCAGCGTGGAGGAGTTCGTCCCGGAGCGCATGAAGGTGGAGGCGCGCACGGAGCAGGCCGGCTACCTCCAGGGGGACGAAGTCCCGGTGGGCGTGGAGGCCGCGTACCTCTTCGGCGGCTCGGCGGAGGGCAGCCCGGTGGAGCTGACGTGCCGGCTGATTCCGTCCGCCTTCAAGCCGAAGGAGAACGCGCAGTACGCCTACGGGCTGTGGCGCCAGGACGGCAGCGAGCCCCGCCCCGTCACGCTGGGCCAGGTGCAGGGCACGCTGGACGCGAAGGGACAGGCCGTCCTTCGTTGCCCAGCCCAGGGCGCCATGGGGGCCCTGCGGGGCGCCGGGGCGCTGAGCGCGCTGGCCAGCGTCTTCGAGTCGGGCAGCGGCCGTTCCACTCTGGGCAGCGTGACGGTGCCGGTGCACCCGGAGGCGTACTACGTGGGCCTCCAGGGCAGCACGGGCAAGGTGAAGGCCGGCAAGCCCTTCACGGTGAAGGGCGTGGTGGTGGACTGGGACGGCAAGCTGCTGGCCGCCTCGGACAAGACGCCCAAGACGGTGGACGTGGAGTTCCTGCGCCTGGAGGAGGAGTACGGCTCCTTCTACGACGAGAACGAGGGCTACGAGCGTTACCAGCGCTACCTGCGCCCGGTGCGTGAGGGCCGCTCCACGGTGGCGGTGAAGGATGGCCGCTTCTCGCTGGACGTGACGCCGGGCGCGGACTCCGCGGGCTACATCGTGCGCGTGCGCTCGGGTGGGGCCCAGACGGACCTGGAGCTGGAAGGGGAGGGGCGCTACTACTGGTGGGGAGAAGGCTCGCGCGTGGACCAGACGCCGCGCCCGCTCAAGCCCACCTCGCTGGAGCTGGCGCTGCCGGCGAAGGGGCGCGTGGGACAGGCCATCACCGTGAAGGTGAAGTCGCCCTACAAGGGGCGCATGCTCTTCACCGCGGAGACGGACCGCGTGCTCGCCTCCCACTGGGTGGCGGTGGAGCCCGGCGAGGTGACGTGGAGCTTCACGCCGTCCGCCTTCGCGCCCAACGTGTACGTGAGCGCCTTCCTGGTGAAGGACCCGCACCTGGAGTCGGCCGAGGCCTTCATGCCGGACCGCGCCTTCGGCGTGGGCAGCGTCACCCTGGAGCCGGTGGAGTACACGCAGTCGGTGACGATGAACGTGCCCAAGGAGGTTCGCTCCAACGACACCCTCACGGTGGACCTGGAGCTGGGCCCGCAGGAGGGCCCCACCTTCGCCACCATCGCGGTGGTGGACGAGGGCATCCTCTCCCTCACGCGCTTCCAGAGCCCGGACCCGCAGAAGCAGCTCTTCACCCGGCGGGCGCTGGGCGTGGAGACCTACGAGACGCTGGGCTGGACGCTGCTGGTGCCGCCGGGTGGCGCGTCCCGCTCCACGGGTGGTGACGGCGAGGGCGGCGCGGATGGCCGCGTGCAGCCCGTCAAGCCGGTGGCGCTGTGGAGCGGCCTGCTCCCGGTGCCGGCCAACGGCAAGCTGCGCGTGCCCTTCAAGCTGCCCCAGTACCGCGGCGCGGTGCGGGTGATGGCGGTGACGGCGGGCCCGCAGCGCATTGGCCGCGCCAGCGCGCAGGTGTTGGTGCGCGACCCGCTGGTGCTCCAGACGACGTTGCCTCGCTTCCTCACGCAGCACGACGAAATCCAGGTGCCCGTCTTCGTCACCAACCTGTCCGGCAAGGCGCAGGACGTGAAGGTGACGCTCAACGCGGAGTCACTGCCGGTTCCAGGGCTGGTGATGCCCGCGGCGGCCACTTCGCCGCTTCAGCTGCTGGGCAAGAGCGAAGGCACGGCGCGGGTGGCGGACGGCAAGTCCCACACCTTCGTCTTCCAAGCCCGCGCGGTGCAGGCGGTGGGCGCGGCGCGGCTGTCGGTGACGGTGGAGGGCGGCGGCTACACCTCGAGTGAGTCGCTGGACGTGCCGCTGTCTCCGGCGGGCCCGCGCGAGCGCCTGGTGCAGCAGATTGAACTGGCGCAGGGGACGACGGACGTCTCGCAGTACCTCCAGGGCTGGGTGCCCACGACGGAGCGCTCCACGCTGTGGGTGACGGCCAACCCGTACGCGCGCTCGTTGCAGCACCTCGCGTACCTGGCGCGCTACCCCTACGGCTGCGTGGAGCAGACGACGTCCGCCACCCGTCCGTTGCTGTACGTGTCCGAGCTGGTGAACGACGTGGACCCCACGCTGACCGGGGGCGGGACCGTGGGCGACATGGTGCTGTCGGGCATCAACCGCATCCTGGCCATGCAGACGCCGTCGGGCGGCTTCGGCTACTGGCCGGGCGCCACGGAGCCGGTGGGCTGGGGCTCGGCGTACGCCACGCACATGCTGCTGGACGCGCAGAAGCTGAAGTACCCCGTGCCGCAGGACCGGCTGAATGACGCGCTCACGTGGATGTCCACCGAGCTGAACAAGTTCGAGAGCCGGCAGGGCCGCGACGACATGTACACGGACAGCGCGGAGGCCTACATGCACTACGTCCTCTCCGTGGCCGGCAAGGGCCGCAAGGCGCGTGTGCAGAAGATGGTGGACGCGCTGGCGGAGCGGGCGAAGAAGAAGGCGCTCACGGGCGAGGAGCAGGAGCGTGACTACATGCTCAAGGCCTCGCTGTGGCTGTCGGGCGACCGGCGCTACGAGAAGGAGCTGCGCAACCCCGACCTGTCGCCCGTCACCGAGGAGCGGAAGAACGACTGGTCCTTCTACTCCGACCGGCGCCGCCGTGGCTTCATGCTCAGCACCTTCCAGGACTTGTTCGGCAAGGACGCGGCGGGTGAGCCGCTGGCGCGCATGGTGGCCGAATCGCTCCAGGCGCACTCCAGCGGCTGGTACACGACGCAGGAGTTGGTGTGGGGCATCACCGGCCTGGGCAAGCGGCTGCAAGGGACGTCCACCCAGTTCTCCGCGCCGGTGCTCAAGGCGGACGGAAAGGTCATGACGCCGGTGCAGGACAAGACGGTGCGTTCGTCGGACCGGACGTGGTCCCTGGCCCGCGCCAGCGAGCGGCAGGGCCTTCAGCTGGAGGTGACGTCCAAGGACGAGGGCCGGCTGTACCTCGTGCTCAGCAGCGAGGGCGTGCGCTCGGACAGCAAGCCCCGCACGGGCGGTGAGGGCCTGGCGCTCACGCGCACCTGGCGCAAGCTGGACGGCACGGTGCTGGCCATGGGGCAGGCCCCGGTGGCGTTGGCGGACCTCGTCTACGTGGAGCTGGAGATTCGCAACACGACGGGCGAGCGCGTGCAGAACATCGCCCTGGTGGACCGGCTGCCGGCGGGCTGGGAAATCGAGAACGCGCGCCTGGGCCGGGGTGGCTCCACGGACTGGGTGGACCCGGCGTCGCTGTGGTCCGCGGACTACGTGAACATCCGCGATGACCGGATGGAGGTCTTCGGCAGCCTGGGGCCTCGCGAGGCGAAGAAGGTCGTCTACGCGGTGCGCGCGGTGACGGCGGGTGCCTTCACCCTGCCGTCGGCGGAGGCGGAGGCCATGTATGACCCGCGCTTGTGGGCGCGTGAGCCGGGCCGGACGATTCAGGTGTCCGGGCCGTGGAAGGACAACCTGCTGTAG
- a CDS encoding RNA methyltransferase: MVLPVRFVLMRPRNAENLGAAARALKNCGLSDWVWVRPEVEDLEPARRLAVHAGDVLDAARRADTLEEAVADCVWVVGTSSRKVEGKRRLPPRAVGEELVARAPQGPVALVFGDERSGLTNAEVERVHDLSAVPTAPEQPSINLAQAVLLYAYEVRVAMLEAAATPPGPLPAAATDAELAQVESTLESILTTGGFLVDAQPGRTAVRDLFAPLRRSRLTRKEARLWLAALHSLRKRQPAP, from the coding sequence ATGGTGCTGCCCGTCCGATTCGTCCTCATGCGCCCCCGCAACGCGGAAAACCTGGGCGCCGCCGCCCGGGCCTTGAAGAACTGCGGCCTGTCCGACTGGGTCTGGGTCCGCCCGGAGGTGGAGGATTTGGAGCCGGCGCGAAGGCTCGCCGTCCACGCCGGGGACGTGCTGGACGCGGCACGGCGCGCGGACACGCTGGAAGAGGCCGTGGCTGACTGTGTCTGGGTGGTGGGGACCAGCTCGCGCAAGGTCGAAGGCAAGCGCCGGCTTCCCCCGCGCGCGGTGGGTGAGGAGCTGGTGGCCCGGGCGCCCCAAGGGCCCGTGGCGCTCGTCTTCGGTGACGAGCGCAGTGGACTCACCAACGCGGAGGTGGAGCGCGTGCACGACCTGTCCGCCGTGCCGACCGCGCCCGAACAGCCCTCCATCAACCTGGCGCAGGCCGTGCTGCTGTACGCCTACGAGGTCCGCGTGGCGATGCTGGAGGCCGCCGCCACGCCGCCCGGCCCGCTGCCCGCGGCGGCCACGGACGCGGAGCTCGCGCAGGTGGAGTCCACGCTGGAATCCATCCTCACGACGGGAGGCTTCCTCGTGGACGCCCAGCCGGGCCGCACGGCGGTGCGGGACTTGTTCGCACCGCTGCGGCGCTCACGGCTGACGCGGAAGGAAGCCCGCTTGTGGCTGGCCGCGCTGCACAGCCTCCGCAAGCGTCAGCCCGCGCCCTAG
- a CDS encoding pseudouridine synthase, which yields MPRKPDKPKPPPQHKRWEGKEKPDWLSRALARAGIFPQKEAEDAIRAGRVSINGRVAKMALTPVPPGATVKVDGLVVSLEAPPTRVLAFHKPAGLLSSTERQHRTGTVFEALLPQLPPELAGYTWHAVGRLDVDSTGLLLFTNDDKLVAHATSPDAHLPKRYVATVFSTASDERVEPLRRGMTLDDGPARPAKVNVRDEHTVEVTLTEGRHHQVKRMLGAVGLPVRALHREAVGGVDLEGIPEGTFRLLTDDEVREGLRYEGRAPSAP from the coding sequence ATGCCTCGCAAGCCCGACAAGCCGAAGCCGCCGCCGCAACACAAACGCTGGGAGGGCAAGGAGAAGCCGGACTGGCTGTCGCGCGCGCTGGCCCGCGCGGGCATCTTTCCCCAGAAGGAAGCGGAGGACGCCATCCGCGCCGGCCGCGTCAGCATCAACGGCCGCGTGGCGAAGATGGCGCTGACGCCCGTGCCGCCGGGCGCCACCGTGAAAGTGGACGGCCTCGTCGTGTCCCTGGAGGCCCCGCCCACGCGGGTGCTGGCCTTCCACAAGCCCGCGGGCCTGCTGTCCTCCACGGAGCGGCAACACCGCACCGGCACCGTCTTCGAGGCGCTGCTGCCCCAGCTCCCACCGGAGCTGGCGGGATACACGTGGCACGCCGTGGGCCGCCTGGACGTGGATTCCACGGGCCTGCTGCTCTTCACCAACGACGACAAGCTGGTGGCCCACGCCACGTCCCCGGACGCGCACCTGCCCAAGCGGTACGTGGCCACCGTCTTCAGCACCGCGAGCGACGAGCGGGTGGAGCCCCTGCGCCGAGGCATGACGTTGGATGATGGCCCTGCCCGCCCCGCGAAGGTGAACGTGCGGGACGAGCACACGGTGGAGGTGACGCTCACGGAAGGCCGGCACCACCAGGTGAAGCGGATGCTCGGCGCCGTGGGCCTGCCCGTGCGCGCGCTGCACCGCGAGGCCGTTGGCGGCGTGGACCTGGAAGGCATCCCCGAAGGCACCTTCCGGTTGCTGACGGACGATGAGGTCCGAGAGGGACTTCGCTACGAGGGGCGCGCGCCCTCGGCCCCCTAG